A genomic stretch from Bacterioplanes sanyensis includes:
- a CDS encoding ABC transporter permease, giving the protein MIKPVILWSDVLIYLLVISVVAFLIQLRKRPQTRERWRSVFTSKVGMVSFVVIAFYVLVALLDSLHYREALPPSGEGEQTTAYSSEVKSVLDVVLHNLHDSNEKTYSAPFAIYSFAKENLEADDGSIYRDYPRLEHAGKHLADASEQTFDILWRTLVALMTGLIIAGVLIALHKFVMRGGRDADGIPWKAAYITIAILSMFTCWVIQLSEFYHVMGTNKVGADVMYSSIKAIRTGVLIGTLATMVTLPFAIVLGISAGYFKGLVDDVVQYLYTTLSSIPSILLIAASVLLVDVYIETNAADFNLTILRSDFKFLALCAILGLTSWTTLCRLLRAETLKVSQLEYVQAAHAFGVSHTNIIKRHILPNVTHIILIALVLDFSMFVLAEALLSYIGVGVDPSMHSWGNMINAARSELSRDPFVWWPVISAFLLMFTLVLAANLFSDEVRNAFDPRTVKEGN; this is encoded by the coding sequence ATGATCAAGCCGGTTATTCTTTGGAGTGACGTACTGATTTACCTGCTGGTCATCAGTGTCGTTGCCTTTTTAATTCAACTACGAAAGCGCCCACAGACGCGTGAGCGCTGGCGTTCAGTGTTTACCAGCAAAGTCGGCATGGTCAGCTTTGTGGTCATTGCCTTCTACGTGCTGGTCGCCCTGCTCGACTCACTGCATTACCGTGAGGCGTTGCCGCCATCAGGCGAAGGCGAGCAAACCACCGCCTACAGCAGTGAAGTGAAATCGGTGCTGGATGTTGTGTTGCACAACCTGCACGACAGCAACGAAAAAACCTATTCGGCGCCGTTTGCTATTTATTCGTTTGCCAAAGAAAACCTGGAAGCAGACGACGGCAGTATTTATCGCGACTATCCGCGCCTAGAGCACGCTGGCAAACATTTGGCCGACGCCTCTGAGCAAACCTTCGACATCTTATGGCGCACCTTAGTGGCGCTGATGACAGGTTTGATCATTGCCGGTGTGTTGATTGCTTTGCACAAGTTCGTCATGCGTGGCGGCCGTGATGCCGATGGCATTCCCTGGAAAGCCGCGTACATCACCATCGCTATCTTGAGCATGTTCACCTGCTGGGTGATCCAGCTGAGTGAGTTCTACCACGTGATGGGCACCAACAAAGTCGGTGCGGACGTGATGTACAGCAGTATCAAAGCCATCCGTACTGGCGTACTGATTGGTACGTTGGCCACTATGGTCACCCTGCCATTCGCCATCGTGCTCGGTATCAGTGCCGGTTACTTTAAAGGCTTAGTGGACGACGTTGTTCAGTACCTCTACACCACACTGAGCTCGATTCCGAGCATTCTGTTGATCGCCGCTTCTGTGCTGCTGGTGGACGTTTATATCGAAACCAATGCCGCCGACTTTAATCTGACCATTTTGCGCTCAGACTTTAAATTCCTGGCCCTGTGCGCCATCTTGGGTCTGACCAGCTGGACCACGCTGTGCCGCTTATTGCGTGCGGAAACGCTAAAGGTCAGCCAGCTGGAATATGTGCAAGCCGCGCATGCCTTTGGTGTGAGTCACACCAATATTATTAAGCGCCACATCCTGCCTAACGTTACTCATATCATTCTGATTGCCCTGGTGCTGGACTTCAGTATGTTCGTACTCGCCGAAGCGCTGTTGTCTTACATCGGCGTCGGTGTAGACCCAAGCATGCACAGCTGGGGCAACATGATTAACGCAGCCCGCTCTGAACTGTCCCGCGATCCCTTTGTCTGGTGGCCGGTGATTTCAGCATTCTTGCTGATGTTTACTTTGGTGCTCGCCGCCAACCTGTTCTCAGATGAAGTACGCAACGCGTTTGACCCGCGGACTGTTAAGGAGGGTAACTGA
- the gcvH gene encoding glycine cleavage system protein GcvH has translation MSNIPAELKYVKSHEWIRVEDDGTVTVGVTDYAQQQLGDVVFVELPEVDTEVGDGDDIAVVESVKAASDIYAPLPGKIIAVNEALVDAPEKVNEDPYGEAWFFRMELANADDLNELLSADDYAAECE, from the coding sequence ATGAGCAATATCCCCGCTGAATTAAAATACGTTAAATCCCATGAGTGGATCCGCGTTGAAGACGATGGCACCGTGACTGTGGGTGTTACCGACTACGCCCAACAACAACTGGGTGACGTCGTATTTGTGGAATTGCCCGAAGTCGACACCGAAGTAGGCGATGGCGATGACATCGCCGTGGTGGAATCGGTAAAAGCTGCGTCGGACATTTATGCGCCGTTACCTGGCAAAATCATCGCCGTTAACGAAGCGCTGGTCGATGCCCCGGAAAAAGTCAACGAAGACCCTTACGGCGAAGCTTGGTTCTTCCGTATGGAACTGGCCAATGCTGACGACCTGAACGAACTGTTGAGCGCTGACGACTACGCCGCTGAGTGCGAATAA
- a CDS encoding trimeric intracellular cation channel family protein: MLTLAYLLAITAEAMTGALAAGRRQMDLFGVSMIAFITALGGGTVRDILLGNFPVNWTKHPEYIYLTVGAGLFTLVIVRWVHKLRQWFLVLDAIGLVAFTLIGCNVGLELGYPVPVVIMAGIITGIFGGILRDLLCQRPPEVLHRELYASVSLIVALMYLQLRHWGVNQDSTLLAAFSVGLLLRMCALRWHWRLPTVQLPVTAAP, translated from the coding sequence ATGCTGACCCTTGCTTATCTGTTGGCCATCACCGCCGAGGCCATGACCGGCGCGCTAGCCGCTGGCCGTCGCCAAATGGATTTATTTGGCGTTTCCATGATTGCATTTATTACCGCGTTAGGCGGCGGTACTGTGCGCGATATTTTGTTGGGCAACTTCCCTGTCAATTGGACCAAACACCCGGAATATATTTATCTCACGGTGGGCGCCGGTCTGTTTACCCTGGTGATTGTGCGCTGGGTGCATAAGTTGCGGCAGTGGTTTTTAGTATTAGATGCGATTGGCCTAGTCGCCTTTACCTTAATCGGCTGCAACGTGGGTTTGGAGCTGGGCTACCCTGTGCCCGTGGTTATTATGGCAGGCATTATCACCGGGATTTTTGGCGGTATTTTGCGTGATTTGTTGTGCCAGAGGCCGCCCGAAGTGTTGCACCGCGAGCTGTACGCCAGCGTATCGCTGATTGTCGCATTGATGTACCTGCAACTGCGCCACTGGGGCGTTAACCAAGACAGCACCTTATTAGCTGCGTTCAGTGTTGGCTTATTGCTGCGCATGTGTGCGCTGCGCTGGCATTGGCGGCTACCGACGGTTCAACTGCCTGTCACCGCGGCGCCCTAA
- the gcvT gene encoding glycine cleavage system aminomethyltransferase GcvT encodes MGKQTALYEQHLAAGGKMVDFGGWDMPIHYGSQIQEHNAVRQAAGVFDVSHMTIVDIHGSDAKAYLQRLLANNVDKLKTPGKALYSGMLNEQGGVIDDLIVYLTEDGYRTVVNCATREKDLAWMEQQRAGFDVSLTERPELAMLAVQGPNAIATVADIFNASERTHMAELVQGLNVFQGLPVDGWFIARTGYTGEDGLEIMIPAEQAADFWQALLAQGVQPAGLGARDTLRLEAGMNLYGNDMDDSISPLQAGMGWTIAWEPAEREFNGRAPLASEKEAGDSPKLVGLILEGRGIMRAHQKVVVDGIGEGEITSGTFSPTMQQSIAMARVPRATGDSCQVEVRGKLVAAQVVKLPFVRNGEIVCK; translated from the coding sequence ATGGGTAAACAAACCGCACTGTACGAACAGCACCTGGCCGCAGGTGGCAAGATGGTCGACTTTGGTGGCTGGGACATGCCCATTCACTACGGCTCACAAATTCAGGAACACAATGCGGTGCGCCAAGCCGCGGGGGTCTTCGATGTCTCACACATGACCATCGTCGATATTCATGGCAGCGACGCCAAAGCTTACCTGCAGCGCTTACTGGCCAATAACGTCGATAAATTAAAAACGCCGGGCAAAGCGCTATACAGCGGCATGCTCAACGAGCAAGGCGGCGTCATCGATGACTTAATCGTGTATTTAACCGAAGACGGGTATCGCACCGTGGTGAACTGCGCCACGCGTGAAAAAGACCTGGCATGGATGGAGCAGCAACGCGCAGGCTTCGATGTCAGCCTCACAGAGCGCCCTGAACTGGCCATGCTGGCGGTGCAAGGCCCGAATGCCATTGCTACCGTGGCGGATATTTTTAATGCCAGTGAGCGCACGCACATGGCGGAGCTGGTACAAGGCTTAAACGTATTCCAAGGCTTACCCGTCGATGGCTGGTTTATCGCCCGCACCGGCTACACGGGTGAAGATGGTCTGGAAATTATGATTCCGGCCGAACAAGCGGCGGATTTCTGGCAAGCCTTGCTAGCACAAGGTGTTCAACCAGCCGGCTTAGGCGCACGTGACACACTGCGCTTGGAAGCGGGCATGAATCTGTACGGCAACGATATGGACGACAGCATCAGTCCACTGCAAGCCGGCATGGGCTGGACCATTGCCTGGGAACCTGCCGAGCGCGAATTTAATGGCCGCGCGCCACTGGCCAGCGAAAAAGAAGCCGGTGACAGCCCTAAATTAGTCGGTCTGATTCTGGAAGGCCGTGGCATCATGCGTGCCCACCAAAAAGTGGTGGTTGACGGCATTGGCGAAGGTGAAATCACCTCAGGTACCTTCTCACCGACCATGCAGCAATCCATTGCCATGGCCCGTGTGCCACGCGCGACAGGCGATAGCTGTCAGGTTGAAGTGCGTGGTAAATTGGTGGCGGCACAAGTCGTGAAACTACCATTCGTACGTAACGGCGAAATCGTCTGCAAATAA
- the gcvP gene encoding aminomethyl-transferring glycine dehydrogenase, giving the protein MTTLSLKQLEQHDSFVGRHIGSNGAGPDDLEQNRMLEAIQAASLESLTAEIVPHDILREPFLDIADSRNETEALAYLRSLAEQNQVFKSYIGMGYHDTIIPPVILRNVMENPGWYTAYTPYQPEIAQGRLEALLNFQQMVIDFTGMELANASLLDEGTAAAEAMAMAKRSVKKNKSNTFYIDDNCLPQTIDVVRTRADAFGWELLVGPAEQAADHDVFGALLQYPGKNGEVTDFSDVIAKLHDKHALAAVATDLMALVMLKAPGEMGADIVLGNAQHFGVPMGFGGPHAAFFATRDAFKRSIPGRIIGVSVDANGQQALRMALQTREQHIRREKANSNICTAQVLLANLSSFYAVYHGPHGLKTIAQRIHRLTDILAKGLSSKGVSVVNQHWFDTLTVSLDDKDAVLARAQAQGVNLRLDDGNCIGISLHEKVTAADVQQLFDILLGEGHGLDVYALDSDVQQANSIPAAVQRDTPFLQHPTFNRYHTEHEMLRYMKRLEAKDLAMNHSMITLGSCTMKLNATTEMIPVTWPEFANIHPFAPREQTVGYEKMIAELDDYLKTITGFNTICMQPNSGAQGEYAGLLAIKKYHESRGEGHRNVCLIPRSAHGTNPASAQMASMRVVVTECDDNGNVDFADLKAKAEELSDQLSCLMLTYPSTHGVYEKGVKEICELIHQHGGQVYMDGANLNAQVGVTQPGYIGADVTHMNLHKTFAIPHGGGGPGMGPIGVADHLAPFVANHLQRPIENAAKGNGPVSSAPFGSSSILPISWMYITLMGGNGLRKATQNALLKANYLAKRLRDHYPILYTGENGRVAHECIVDLRPIKADTGITEVDIAKRLMDYGFHAPTMSFPVAGTFMIEPTESESMAEIDRFADAMIAIKGEIDAVASGELDSEDNPLKHAPHTAESIAGNWPHKYSRQLAVYPTRDLGAHKFWPSVGRIDDVYGDRNLICSCPAIDNYED; this is encoded by the coding sequence ATGACCACACTGTCTTTGAAACAATTGGAACAGCATGACAGCTTTGTAGGCCGTCATATTGGCAGCAACGGTGCCGGACCGGATGATCTGGAACAAAATCGTATGCTGGAAGCCATTCAAGCTGCGTCTTTGGAAAGCCTGACCGCAGAAATCGTGCCACACGACATTCTGCGTGAACCGTTCCTGGACATTGCAGACAGCCGCAACGAGACCGAAGCACTGGCCTACTTGCGCTCTCTGGCTGAGCAGAACCAAGTATTCAAAAGTTACATCGGCATGGGCTATCACGACACCATCATTCCGCCGGTGATTTTGCGCAACGTGATGGAAAATCCAGGCTGGTACACCGCCTATACGCCGTACCAACCGGAAATTGCTCAAGGCCGCCTGGAAGCGCTGTTAAATTTCCAGCAAATGGTCATCGACTTTACCGGCATGGAGCTGGCTAACGCCTCTTTATTGGATGAAGGCACGGCCGCCGCCGAAGCCATGGCCATGGCCAAGCGCTCGGTGAAGAAAAACAAATCCAATACTTTTTACATTGACGACAACTGTCTGCCACAAACCATCGACGTGGTGCGCACCCGTGCCGATGCCTTTGGCTGGGAATTACTGGTAGGCCCAGCGGAGCAAGCCGCTGACCACGATGTATTCGGCGCCCTGTTGCAATACCCAGGTAAAAACGGCGAAGTCACCGACTTTAGCGACGTTATTGCCAAGCTGCATGACAAACACGCTTTGGCCGCCGTAGCGACGGACTTAATGGCCTTGGTAATGCTGAAAGCACCAGGAGAAATGGGTGCCGACATCGTGCTGGGTAATGCGCAACACTTTGGTGTGCCGATGGGCTTTGGTGGCCCACACGCTGCGTTTTTTGCCACCCGAGACGCCTTTAAGCGCTCCATTCCCGGCCGCATTATTGGTGTTTCCGTTGATGCCAACGGCCAGCAGGCGCTGCGCATGGCTCTGCAAACCCGCGAGCAACATATTCGCCGCGAAAAGGCTAACTCCAATATTTGTACCGCGCAGGTATTGCTGGCTAATTTGTCGTCTTTTTATGCCGTGTATCACGGCCCTCACGGTCTTAAAACCATCGCGCAGCGCATTCACCGCCTGACCGACATTCTGGCCAAGGGCCTGAGCAGCAAAGGCGTGTCTGTGGTCAACCAGCACTGGTTCGATACCTTGACCGTCAGCCTCGATGATAAAGACGCCGTGTTAGCCCGCGCACAAGCACAGGGCGTAAATCTGCGCTTAGACGACGGCAACTGTATCGGCATCAGCCTGCATGAAAAAGTCACCGCCGCCGATGTGCAGCAGCTGTTCGACATCCTACTGGGCGAAGGCCACGGTCTGGACGTGTACGCTTTGGACAGCGACGTACAACAAGCCAACAGCATTCCTGCAGCAGTGCAGCGTGATACGCCGTTCTTGCAGCACCCGACGTTTAACCGCTACCACACTGAGCATGAAATGCTGCGCTATATGAAGCGCTTGGAAGCGAAAGATTTGGCCATGAATCACAGCATGATTACGCTGGGCTCGTGCACCATGAAACTCAATGCCACCACGGAAATGATTCCCGTCACTTGGCCTGAGTTTGCCAACATCCATCCGTTTGCACCGCGTGAGCAAACCGTCGGCTATGAAAAAATGATCGCCGAACTGGACGATTATTTAAAAACCATCACTGGCTTTAATACCATTTGCATGCAGCCTAACTCAGGCGCGCAGGGTGAATACGCTGGCCTTCTAGCGATTAAGAAATACCATGAAAGCCGCGGCGAAGGTCATCGCAATGTGTGCTTGATTCCGCGCTCCGCACACGGCACCAACCCAGCCTCGGCACAAATGGCATCCATGCGCGTGGTGGTGACCGAGTGTGACGATAACGGCAACGTCGACTTTGCTGATTTAAAAGCCAAAGCCGAAGAATTAAGTGATCAATTATCTTGCCTGATGTTGACCTACCCATCGACCCACGGTGTGTATGAAAAAGGCGTGAAGGAAATTTGCGAGCTGATTCATCAGCATGGTGGCCAGGTCTATATGGACGGCGCCAACCTGAACGCTCAAGTCGGTGTTACCCAACCGGGCTACATCGGCGCCGATGTTACCCATATGAACTTGCATAAAACCTTCGCCATTCCGCATGGCGGCGGCGGCCCTGGCATGGGCCCAATTGGTGTTGCTGATCACCTGGCGCCGTTTGTGGCCAACCACCTGCAACGCCCGATTGAAAACGCCGCCAAAGGCAATGGTCCTGTGTCGTCAGCACCATTTGGCTCGTCCAGCATTTTGCCCATCAGCTGGATGTACATCACCTTGATGGGCGGCAATGGCCTGCGTAAAGCCACACAAAATGCGCTGCTGAAAGCGAATTACTTGGCCAAGCGTTTGCGCGATCATTATCCGATTTTATACACGGGTGAAAACGGTCGTGTGGCCCACGAGTGCATCGTCGATTTGCGCCCGATTAAAGCCGACACTGGCATTACCGAAGTCGATATTGCCAAGCGTCTGATGGACTATGGCTTTCACGCACCGACCATGTCGTTCCCTGTGGCAGGCACTTTTATGATCGAGCCGACGGAGTCGGAAAGCATGGCGGAAATCGATCGCTTTGCCGACGCCATGATCGCCATTAAAGGCGAGATTGATGCCGTCGCCAGCGGTGAGCTAGACAGCGAGGACAACCCGCTGAAACATGCACCGCATACGGCAGAAAGTATCGCCGGCAATTGGCCGCACAAATACAGCCGCCAGCTGGCGGTCTACCCAACACGGGATTTGGGCGCGCATAAATTCTGGCCGAGCGTTGGCCGGATTGACGATGTGTATGGCGACCGCAACTTGATTTGCTCCTGCCCAGCCATCGACAACTACGAGGATTAA
- a CDS encoding TetR/AcrR family transcriptional regulator, protein MSSTPYHHGNLRQALLDAALQLIREHGIEQLSLRAIAREVGVSQTAPYRHFADKNQLLVEIARQTFEELASHCQQAVQPGASTPDNIHHCGLAYLEFALANPERYKLTFGQSIEHRDEYPELVAAGMASFSVLLKLMENGIADGSLIDQDARLLANTCWSSIHGCASLAIDGFYQRQCLLVSNDQLINNMVTLATRAVCKNPQHP, encoded by the coding sequence ATGTCCTCTACTCCCTACCATCACGGCAACCTTCGCCAGGCCTTGCTCGACGCTGCGCTGCAGTTGATTCGCGAGCACGGCATTGAGCAGCTTAGTCTGCGCGCCATTGCGCGCGAAGTCGGTGTGTCGCAAACCGCACCGTACCGACATTTTGCCGATAAAAACCAATTGCTGGTGGAAATCGCGCGGCAAACCTTTGAAGAACTGGCCAGTCATTGTCAGCAAGCAGTACAGCCCGGCGCCAGCACGCCAGACAATATTCACCACTGCGGCCTGGCGTATTTGGAGTTTGCGCTGGCCAATCCAGAGCGCTACAAGCTGACCTTTGGCCAAAGCATTGAGCACCGCGACGAATACCCAGAGTTGGTAGCGGCGGGCATGGCGTCGTTTTCGGTATTGTTGAAATTAATGGAAAATGGCATTGCCGATGGGTCATTGATTGATCAGGATGCCCGTTTATTAGCCAATACCTGTTGGTCCAGCATCCATGGCTGTGCATCTTTAGCCATAGACGGTTTTTACCAACGGCAATGCTTATTGGTCAGCAATGACCAACTGATCAACAATATGGTGACACTGGCCACACGCGCTGTCTGTAAAAATCCGCAGCACCCCTAA
- a CDS encoding ABC transporter permease gives MLTYIIRRLLYAIPILIGVNLLTFALFFMVNTPDQMARVQLGEKHVTEADIEQWKAERGYDQPLFINSEAEGAGTFTQTIFFEKSIKLLAFEFGKSDEGRSISADIVERMWPSLAVSIPTFIVGILVNICVALLVVMFRATSFEVAAMALCVMLLSISPVFYVIGGQFFFAKLWSLVPISGYLAEEPWRFVILPVIVGVIAGIGAGTRLYRTVFIEEANKDYIRTARAKGVPELTVLFRHLLPNGMIPVLTSVVVIIPSLFMGSLLVESFFGIPGLGSYTLDAINAQDFAIVRSMVFLGSVLYIIGLLLTDISYTLVDPRVKLS, from the coding sequence ATGCTTACTTATATTATTCGGCGTTTGTTGTACGCCATCCCAATTTTGATCGGCGTTAATCTGCTGACTTTTGCATTGTTCTTTATGGTTAACACCCCGGACCAGATGGCACGGGTGCAACTGGGTGAAAAACACGTCACCGAAGCAGACATCGAACAGTGGAAGGCCGAGCGTGGTTACGACCAGCCTTTGTTCATTAACAGCGAAGCAGAAGGTGCGGGTACCTTTACGCAAACCATCTTCTTCGAAAAGTCGATCAAATTGCTGGCATTTGAGTTTGGCAAATCCGACGAAGGCCGCTCCATCAGTGCCGACATTGTCGAGCGCATGTGGCCGTCTTTGGCGGTATCGATCCCCACCTTTATTGTCGGTATTTTGGTCAATATCTGTGTTGCCTTGCTGGTGGTCATGTTCCGTGCCACCAGCTTTGAAGTCGCGGCGATGGCACTGTGTGTGATGTTGCTGTCGATTTCGCCGGTGTTTTATGTGATTGGCGGACAGTTCTTCTTCGCCAAGCTGTGGTCGCTGGTGCCTATCTCCGGCTATTTAGCCGAAGAGCCCTGGCGCTTTGTTATTTTGCCGGTAATTGTTGGTGTGATTGCAGGTATTGGCGCCGGTACGCGTTTGTACCGCACCGTATTTATTGAAGAGGCCAACAAAGATTACATTCGCACGGCGCGCGCCAAAGGCGTGCCTGAATTGACCGTGTTATTCCGTCACCTTTTGCCGAACGGCATGATCCCGGTACTGACCAGTGTGGTGGTGATTATTCCATCACTGTTTATGGGCAGCCTGCTGGTGGAGTCCTTCTTTGGGATTCCAGGTCTTGGCAGCTACACCCTGGATGCCATTAACGCACAAGACTTTGCCATTGTGCGCTCCATGGTTTTCTTAGGGTCTGTCCTCTACATCATTGGTCTGTTACTGACCGACATCTCCTACACATTGGTTGATCCGAGGGTGAAGTTGTCATGA
- the bla gene encoding class A beta-lactamase, with translation MHRTLAVWVCCLLFNVEVLAQEVLAQKTLVKENKQQEILTEQAFSSRAQSALTQQVQTVEASIGARIGVAVLAPDGRRGWHYQGDQRFALTSTFKTLLCAQLLNREGAANTMITMRQQDLVSYAPVMKTHIGETLSAAQLCGITLASSDNSAANLVLNALGGPMALTEFLRQHGDTTTRLDRMETELNSAIPGDVRDTTTPVAMVRTLRHLLVEQGLSSSAQQQLRQWMINNQVADGLLRSVLPARWQIADRSGAGGHGARAITALVWPVGEAQQPWVLAIYIAETDAEFAQRNAAIVAIGEAVFSIMTGK, from the coding sequence ATGCATCGCACACTGGCGGTTTGGGTTTGCTGTCTGTTATTCAATGTGGAGGTCTTGGCTCAGGAGGTGCTGGCTCAGAAGACCTTGGTTAAGGAAAACAAGCAGCAAGAAATACTTACCGAGCAGGCTTTCTCCAGCCGTGCTCAATCTGCACTGACGCAGCAGGTGCAAACGGTGGAAGCAAGCATAGGCGCACGCATCGGTGTTGCCGTGTTGGCACCAGATGGCCGCCGTGGCTGGCACTATCAAGGTGATCAACGCTTTGCTTTGACCAGCACCTTTAAAACCCTTCTGTGCGCTCAGCTCTTAAATAGAGAGGGCGCCGCCAACACCATGATTACAATGCGACAGCAAGATCTGGTGTCCTATGCGCCGGTTATGAAAACGCATATCGGCGAGACACTTTCTGCTGCACAGCTGTGTGGCATCACCTTGGCGAGCAGCGACAACAGCGCCGCCAATTTGGTGCTGAATGCCTTGGGTGGACCGATGGCGTTAACTGAGTTCTTACGCCAACATGGCGATACCACCACCCGCTTGGATCGTATGGAAACAGAATTAAACTCGGCCATTCCTGGCGATGTCCGTGATACCACCACACCGGTTGCCATGGTGCGCACCTTGCGCCATTTATTAGTAGAACAGGGGTTATCATCATCGGCGCAGCAACAGCTGCGCCAGTGGATGATCAATAACCAAGTAGCCGATGGTCTGCTGCGTTCGGTATTGCCAGCAAGGTGGCAGATTGCCGATCGCAGCGGCGCGGGTGGCCATGGTGCACGTGCTATTACGGCGTTGGTTTGGCCGGTGGGAGAAGCGCAGCAGCCATGGGTGCTGGCGATTTATATAGCCGAAACAGACGCTGAATTTGCTCAGCGCAATGCTGCCATTGTTGCAATCGGTGAGGCGGTTTTCTCAATCATGACTGGCAAATAA
- a CDS encoding ABC transporter ATP-binding protein: MTNNTVLQVNDLKVRIGQRGNELVKGISFHIDRGEIFALVGESGSGKSLTSLSVMRLLPGALQVAGGSIVLGDTHLFRLTEAQMNDVRGKRIAMIFQEPQSSLNPVQTIGEQLREVIQLHQNVAASDMNAKMVSLLEEVGIPDPAARLKWYPHQLSGGQKQRIMIAMALACEPELLIADEPTTALDVTIQRQILELLDKLRKSHNLSVLLITHDMGVVAEMADRIAVMQYGEILEQADRNTFFANPQHEYSRRLINSLPSMDHYLSAQTQENLLTVDGLKIWFPKKQGLLQRTVGHTKAVNDVSFSVGRKETLALVGESGSGKTTTGKAILRLNDIYGGSIRFNNQEITGLSRGDFMPLRRDIQIIFQDPFSSMNPRMSIREIIEEGMLSLEVGQNEQEREETMCRLLERVGMLPEHLNRYPHEFSGGQRQRIAIARALAVNPKLIICDEPTSALDVSIRGQVLELLRELQDELGVSYLFITHDLSIIPHLAHRVAVMKNGQIVEQGPTEQVMQSPQHEYTQQLLAAAPRSPLETAQ; this comes from the coding sequence ATGACTAACAACACAGTACTGCAGGTAAACGACCTCAAAGTGCGCATTGGCCAGCGTGGCAACGAGCTGGTTAAAGGCATCAGTTTTCATATTGACCGCGGCGAAATTTTCGCCCTGGTCGGTGAATCAGGCTCGGGTAAATCACTGACGTCGCTGTCCGTGATGCGCCTGCTGCCAGGCGCCCTGCAAGTGGCCGGTGGTAGCATTGTGTTGGGCGATACTCATTTATTCCGCCTGACCGAAGCACAAATGAACGACGTGCGCGGTAAGCGCATTGCGATGATTTTCCAAGAGCCACAAAGCTCGCTCAACCCAGTACAAACCATTGGTGAGCAGCTGCGTGAAGTGATCCAGCTGCACCAAAACGTCGCCGCCAGCGACATGAATGCAAAAATGGTGTCACTGCTGGAAGAGGTCGGCATTCCTGACCCAGCCGCACGTTTGAAATGGTATCCGCATCAGCTGTCGGGCGGTCAAAAACAGCGCATCATGATCGCCATGGCACTGGCGTGTGAGCCAGAGTTATTGATTGCTGACGAACCCACCACCGCATTGGACGTGACGATTCAGCGCCAAATTTTGGAGCTGCTCGACAAGTTGCGTAAGAGCCACAACTTGAGTGTTTTGCTGATCACCCACGACATGGGGGTGGTGGCAGAAATGGCTGATCGCATTGCAGTGATGCAATATGGCGAAATTCTTGAGCAAGCCGATCGCAACACCTTTTTTGCCAACCCGCAGCACGAATACAGCCGTCGACTGATTAACTCTCTGCCAAGCATGGACCATTACCTGTCGGCGCAGACGCAGGAAAACCTGCTGACGGTGGACGGGCTGAAAATCTGGTTCCCGAAAAAGCAAGGTCTGTTGCAACGTACCGTTGGCCACACCAAAGCGGTAAACGATGTGTCGTTTTCTGTCGGACGCAAAGAGACGCTGGCACTGGTGGGCGAATCCGGTTCCGGTAAAACCACCACCGGCAAAGCCATTTTGCGCTTGAACGACATTTACGGTGGCTCTATTCGCTTTAATAATCAGGAAATTACAGGCTTAAGCCGCGGTGACTTTATGCCGCTGCGCCGTGATATTCAGATTATTTTCCAGGACCCCTTCTCATCAATGAACCCACGAATGAGCATTCGTGAAATTATTGAAGAAGGCATGCTCAGCTTAGAAGTTGGCCAAAATGAGCAAGAGCGTGAAGAAACCATGTGCCGCCTGTTAGAGCGCGTGGGCATGCTGCCAGAGCATTTAAATCGCTACCCGCACGAGTTTTCTGGCGGTCAGCGCCAGCGTATCGCCATTGCTCGTGCCTTGGCGGTTAATCCTAAGTTGATTATTTGCGACGAGCCAACGTCGGCACTGGACGTCTCTATTCGTGGCCAGGTGCTGGAGTTGTTGCGCGAGCTGCAAGATGAACTGGGCGTTTCTTACCTGTTTATTACCCACGACTTATCCATTATTCCGCATTTAGCCCATCGTGTGGCAGTGATGAAAAATGGCCAAATCGTAGAGCAAGGCCCGACCGAGCAGGTGATGCAATCACCACAGCATGAGTACACTCAGCAGCTGTTGGCCGCTGCACCGCGCTCGCCGCTGGAAACCGCACAATAA